The sequence below is a genomic window from Streptococcus pantholopis.
CTCAATGATTAAGAGTGCTAAAAAAGAAAGTACTATTTGGAGGTAAAAGGATGTTAAAACCATTAGGTGACCGCGTAGTCTTGAAAGTAGAAGAAGCAAAAGAACAGACTGTCGGCGGTTTTGTTCTTGCTGGCAGCAGCAAGGAAAAGACACAATTAGCAACGGTTCAGGCCGTTGGTGCAGGGACTCGTGCTTTAAATGGTGATTTGATTGAGCTGAGCGTTAAGGTTGGCGATACAGTTGTTTTTGAAGAATTTGCAGGTGTAGAAGTCAAAGATGCAGGTGAAAGCTACCTGCTGGTTCACGAGTCAGATATTCTGGCCGTTGTTCAATAAAAAAGTGATATCAGTCTGCAGGCTGCTGAGCCTGTATTATTAAGAACTTTAAATGACTGTAATATTAATGCGATTTTAGAATGAGGTAAATAGAGAATGGCAAAAGAAATTAAATTTTCATCAGATGCAAGAAGCAGCATGGTACGCGGTGTCGATACCCTGGCTGATACGGTAAAAGTCACCTTGGGACCTAAAGGACGCAATGTTGTTCTTGAAAAATCTTTTGGCTCTCCTTTGATTACAAACGACGGGGTGACCATTGCTAAAGAAATTGAACTGGAAGATCATTTTGAAAATATGGGAGCTAAACTGGTATCGGAAGTTGCTTCTAAAACCAATGATATTGCCGGTGACGGAACGACAACAGCGACCGTTTTGACCCAGGCCATTGTGCGCGAAGGCTTAAAAAATGTCACTGCAGGTGCTAATCCAATCGGTATCCGCCGCGGAATTGAAACAGCTGTGTCAACTGCAGTAGAAGAGTTAAAAGCGATTTCTCAGCCTGTTTCCGGTAAAGAAGCTATCGCACAAGTTGCTGCTGTTTCATCACGTTCTGAAAAAGTTGGGGACTATATTTCTGAGGCGATGGAGAAAGTCGGCAATGACGGTGTTATTACGATTGAAGAATCACGCGGGATGGAAACTGAGCTGGATGTCGTTGAAGGGATGCAGTTTGACCGCGGTTATCTTTCTCAATATATGGTAACTGACAACGAAAAAATGGTTGCCGATTTGGAAAATCCTTATATCTTAATTACCGATAAGAAAATTACTAACATTCAGGATGTTTTGCCTTTGCTTGAGGAAATCCTTAAAACCAGCCGTCCGCTGCTGATTATTGCTGACGATGTGGAAGGTGAAGCTCTTCCGACTCTTGTTCTCAATAAAATCCGCGGGACATTTAACGTGGTTGCTGTTAAGGCACCTGGTTTCGGTGACCGCCGCAAGGATATGTTAGAAGACATCGCTGTTTTGACAGGCGGTACGGTGATTACTGAAGACTTAGGTCTTGATCTGAAAGATGCCACAATGGCCGTACTTGGCCAAGCCAATAAGGTTACTGTCGACAAAGACTCCACTGTTATTGTTGAAGGTGCTGGTGACAGTGCCGCTATTGCCAACCGTGTCAGCATCATCAGATCACAAATTGAGACAACAACGTCTGATTTTGATCGTGAAAAGCTGCAGGAACGTTTGGCAAAATTATCCGGC
It includes:
- the groES gene encoding co-chaperone GroES, which codes for MLKPLGDRVVLKVEEAKEQTVGGFVLAGSSKEKTQLATVQAVGAGTRALNGDLIELSVKVGDTVVFEEFAGVEVKDAGESYLLVHESDILAVVQ
- the groL gene encoding chaperonin GroEL (60 kDa chaperone family; promotes refolding of misfolded polypeptides especially under stressful conditions; forms two stacked rings of heptamers to form a barrel-shaped 14mer; ends can be capped by GroES; misfolded proteins enter the barrel where they are refolded when GroES binds), yielding MAKEIKFSSDARSSMVRGVDTLADTVKVTLGPKGRNVVLEKSFGSPLITNDGVTIAKEIELEDHFENMGAKLVSEVASKTNDIAGDGTTTATVLTQAIVREGLKNVTAGANPIGIRRGIETAVSTAVEELKAISQPVSGKEAIAQVAAVSSRSEKVGDYISEAMEKVGNDGVITIEESRGMETELDVVEGMQFDRGYLSQYMVTDNEKMVADLENPYILITDKKITNIQDVLPLLEEILKTSRPLLIIADDVEGEALPTLVLNKIRGTFNVVAVKAPGFGDRRKDMLEDIAVLTGGTVITEDLGLDLKDATMAVLGQANKVTVDKDSTVIVEGAGDSAAIANRVSIIRSQIETTTSDFDREKLQERLAKLSGGVAVIKVGAATETELKEMKLRIEDALNATRAAVEEGIVAGGGTAFVNVMSKVAALDLDGDEATGRNIVLRALEEPVRQIAVNAGFEGSVVIERLKNSQAGTGFNAASGDWTDMVDAGIIDPVKVTRSALQNAASVASLILTTEAVVADKPAPESAAPAAPAMDPSMMGGMM